The Streptomyces sp. M92 nucleotide sequence GTACCACCAGGCGATGAGGAACGTGGTGACGAACTGGGCGATGCCGAAGACGAAGGCGACGTTGATGTTGCCGAAGAGCTTGGTGCCCATGAAGCCGCCGGCGTAGTTCGACAGCAGCACGTACAGCAGGTACCAGGCGACGAACGCGATCGTCAGCGGGAAGGCGAAGGAGCGGAAGGAGCGGCGCAGTTCGGCGAACTCAGCGCTCTGCTGCACTTCGGAGAACTCCTCGGGTGACGGAAGATGGCGTTCCTCTTTCGAGGGGGGCGGTGCGTCGGTGGCCACGGAGTCTCCTCGTACGACGGACATGACGGCTTGTACCTCGGTGTTCTCGCGGGGGCCTGATCGTGCTCGGACTCCCTGACCAACGACACGGCGCCCCACCGGCACCGGTTCAACCCGTGCGGCACTTTCCGAAGTCTCCCGTTGCGGGTCATTGCTGGCCGGCGGCCACGAGGGATAGCTTCGCCCTGCACCACTCCGTCATGTACCTGCCCGGTCACCACCCGTGTCTCGGGCCGGTCCCTCTTCCGGATGATGTGGAGACCCCATGGATCATCTGCGTTCGACGTGTTCGTCGCGGCCGCCGCGCTCCAGACGGCGGCTCGCTCTCGCCGTGCCGGTCGTGCTGTCGCTCACCGCGTCCCTCGGCTTCCTGCCGGCCGCCGCCTCGGCCGCACCGGGTGCGGACACCGCCCAGGAGGCCGCCCGGACCGCCGGCAGCACGGACGCACCCGACCTCGCGTACGTGGTCAACACGCGGACGGACCACCGCACGATCGCGTCGGTGAAGCGGGCGATAGCCGAGGCCGACGGCAGCGTCGTCGCCACCTACCGGAAGATCGGCGTGATCGTCGTCCACTCGGCCAACCCGGACTTCGGCGAGGAGATACGCGAGGCCCGCGGGGTGCAGTCCGCGGGCGCGACCCGCACCGCGCCGCTGACCGCCGCCGGGACGACCGACCAGGGTGCCGCCGAGCCGCTCACCGACGAGCAGGCCGCGCGGACCGCGAAGGCGTCCGAGGCCGCCGGGGCGGGCGAGCCGCTGGAAGCGGACCAGTGGGACCTGCGCGCGATAGGCGCCGACAAGGCCGCGAAGATCAACCCGGGCAGTTCCCGGGTCACCGTCGCCGTCATAGACACCGGCGTCGACGACACCCACCCCGACCTCGCCCCGAACTTCTCCGCCTCGCAGTCCGCCAACTGCGTCGGCGGCAAGGCGGACACCAGCGAGGGCGCCTGGCGGCCGTACACCGCCGACGACTACCACGGCACCCACGTCGCCGGTGAGATAGCCGCCGCCCGCAACGGCATCGGCGTCGCCGGTGTGGCCCCGGGCGTGAAGGTCTCCAGCATCAAGGTGAGCGACCCGGACAACGGGCTCTTCTACCCCGAGAACGTCGTCTGCGCCTTCATGTTCGCCGCCGACCACGGCGTGGAGATCACCAACAACAGCTACTACGTGGACCCCTGGCTGTACAACTGCATGGACGACCCGGACCAGCGCGCCATCGTCGACGCGGTCAACCGGGCCCAGCTGTACGCCCAGCGCAAGGGCACCCTCCACCTGGCCTCCGCCGGCAACTCCAACCACGACCTGGACTCCGACGCCATCGTCGACGACTCCAGCCCCGACGACTCGACGCCGGTGACGCGGACCATCGACCCGCACGAGTGCTTCGACGTGCCGACCCAGCTGCCGGGCATCGTCACCGTCAGCGCCACGGGCGTCGACAAGGAGAAGTCCTACTACTCCTCGTACGGCAAGGGCGTCGTGGACGTCGCGGCGCCGGGCGGCGACGGGCGCTACCAGACCCCGGACACGCCGTCGAAGAACGGCCGCATCCTGTCGACCATGCCGAACAACGAGTACGGCTGGCTCCAGGGCACCTCGATGGCCTCCCCGCACGCCGCGGGCGTCGCCGCGCTGCTGAAGTCGGAGCACCCCTGGGCGTCCCCGGCGCAGCTCCAGTGGCTGCTGAAGGCCCAGGCCGACAACCCGGGCTGCCCGGCCTCCTACGACCAGGACGGCGACGGCACGCAGGACGCCGGCTGCGACGGCGGCAAGCGGGTCAACGGCTTCTACGGCTACGGCATCGTCGACGCGCTGCGCGCGGTGAGGTGACCCGCCCGGCTCACCGCCCACCACTCACCGCCCACCACTCAGACTTTCCTCTCCCTTCCGGCAACGACTGCACGAACGAACTGGAGACACCGCACATGACAGCTCCTCACCCGCGTCACCGCCGTGCCCTCGCGATCCCGGCCGGCATGGCCGTGGCCGCGTCGCTGGCCTTCCTGCCGGGCGTCCCGGCCTCCGCCGCGGAGGCCGCTCCCACGCTGTCGGCGGACTCGTCGTCCTCGATGAGCTACGTCGTCAACGTCCGTCCCGGGCACGGCCCCTCGGCGCACGTGAAGCGGGCGATAGCCAAGGCCGGCGGCACGATCGTGACGTCGTACGACCGGATCGGCGTGGTCGTCGTCCACTCCTCGAACGCGGACTTCGCCAAGGCCGTCCGCAAGGCGCGCGGCGTGCAGTCGGCCGGCGCCACCCGCACCGCTCCGCTGCCGTCGGCCGCCACCACCGACACCGGTGCGCCCAAGGTGCTCAGCGGCGAGGAGATCGCCGCCGCCGAGGCCGCCGAGGGCCAGGACCCGCTGCAGTCCCTCCAGTGGGACCTGCCCGCCATCAAGGCGGACAAGGCGCACGAGAAGTCGCTGGGCAGCGCGGACGTCACCGTCGCGGTCATCGACACCGGCGTCGACGACACCCACCCGGACATCGCCCCGAACTTCGACCGTGAGGCCTCCGTCAACTGCGTCTCCGGCAAGCCGGACACCACCGACGGCGCCTGGCGGCCGAGCGCGGCGGAGAGCCCGCACGGCACCCACGTGGCCGGGGAGATCGCCGCGGCGAAGAACGGCATCGGCATGACGGGCGTG carries:
- a CDS encoding DUF485 domain-containing protein; translation: MATDAPPPSKEERHLPSPEEFSEVQQSAEFAELRRSFRSFAFPLTIAFVAWYLLYVLLSNYAGGFMGTKLFGNINVAFVFGIAQFVTTFLIAWWYSRHAAAKLDPKAEAIKSRMEGGA
- a CDS encoding S8 family peptidase, with the protein product MDHLRSTCSSRPPRSRRRLALAVPVVLSLTASLGFLPAAASAAPGADTAQEAARTAGSTDAPDLAYVVNTRTDHRTIASVKRAIAEADGSVVATYRKIGVIVVHSANPDFGEEIREARGVQSAGATRTAPLTAAGTTDQGAAEPLTDEQAARTAKASEAAGAGEPLEADQWDLRAIGADKAAKINPGSSRVTVAVIDTGVDDTHPDLAPNFSASQSANCVGGKADTSEGAWRPYTADDYHGTHVAGEIAAARNGIGVAGVAPGVKVSSIKVSDPDNGLFYPENVVCAFMFAADHGVEITNNSYYVDPWLYNCMDDPDQRAIVDAVNRAQLYAQRKGTLHLASAGNSNHDLDSDAIVDDSSPDDSTPVTRTIDPHECFDVPTQLPGIVTVSATGVDKEKSYYSSYGKGVVDVAAPGGDGRYQTPDTPSKNGRILSTMPNNEYGWLQGTSMASPHAAGVAALLKSEHPWASPAQLQWLLKAQADNPGCPASYDQDGDGTQDAGCDGGKRVNGFYGYGIVDALRAVR